Proteins encoded in a region of the Phoenix dactylifera cultivar Barhee BC4 chromosome 3, palm_55x_up_171113_PBpolish2nd_filt_p, whole genome shotgun sequence genome:
- the LOC103714391 gene encoding TOM1-like protein 6: MASSATVRVEKATSHLLMGPDWALNMEICDSINSDQWQAKDVIKAVKKRLQNKNPKVQFLSLTLLETLVKNCGDYVHFQVVDRDILEEMIKIVRKKTDMQVRDKILVLLDSWQEAFGGPGGKHPQYYWAYAELKRYGVVFPQRSANAPPIFTPPVTHLTSTSSHPQAGYNIPSNGAATFDETMTSEIGNLSLSDLNNIRSVMELLSDMLKAVNPYDRGAVRDEVITDLVSQSRTNQKRVMQLVSSTGDEKLLGLGLELYDKLQSLLMKHDAIASGSPLPPESSESISKSKMPVASTPVRNSQFEDEEEEDDDFAQLARRNSKFKPVATQSTFANTGDQEASPNRSDVTTVTAGSSASEASSFIASNALALLDPPPVRTVGKDQDMIDLLSLTLSTNPSSPHTPLTPPPTSSLNGSHSSSGHDYLQNPQPYSVNQGYNPYNGYVAPWAQHALPPAQAQPPFQPQPPSQPQPPFQPQSPSQPQPSFQPQPPAQAQFQNQPPLQAQLPFRPQSSAQTQFTQHSFSHPPPPWFFPAMPNPSPVPLTTYQSTSSHASSAAYAPDYSSRPLQRYDSFGGRVNNVPAMTGEKPVNANLRQTGAAAAPKPYYLPDRLFEDLIDLRNPSGGQKANRSSSLSGASSQPMISGRK; encoded by the exons GCAGGCGAAGGATGTGATTAAAGCTGTCAAGAAACGCTTGCAAAATAAAAATCCAAAGGTTCAATTTCTTTCTTTGACG CTTTTGGAGACATTGGTAAAGAACTGTGGTGATTATGTGCATTTTCAAGTTGTTGACCGGGATATTTTAGAAGAGATGATTAAAATTGTCAGGAAAAAG ACAGATATGCAAGTGAGGGACAAAATTTTGGTGTTGCTGGACTCTTGGCAAGAAGCATTTGGTGGGCCTGGAGGGAAACATCCACAATACTACTGGGCATATGCTGAACTAAAA AGGTATGGAGTAGTATTCCCACAACGCTCAGCAAATGCTCCCCCAATATTTACCCCTCCTGTTACACATCTAACGTCAACATCTAGTCATCCCCAGGCAGGGTATAATATACCTAGCAATGGTGCTGCAACATTTGATGAAACAATGACATCAGAGATAGGAAATTTGAG TTTATCAGATTTAAATAACATTCGAAGTGTTATGGAGCTATTAAGTGATATGCTGAAAGCTGTGAACCCATATGATCGTGGG GCTGTTAGAGATGAAGTGATTACAGACCTTGTGAGCCAGTCCCGCACCAACCAGAAAAGGGTAATGCAATTGGTCAGCTCAACTGG GGATGAAAAGCTTTTAGGACTAGGTCTTGAATTATACGACAAATTACAAAGTTTGCTCATGAAACATGATGCCATAGCTTCTGGTTCTCCTTTGCCGCCCGAATCATCAGAATCCATTTCAAAGTCAAAAATGCCTGTTGCTTCTACTCCTGTCAGAAACAGTCAGtttgaagatgaagaggaagaggatgatgatttTGCTCAGCTAGCTCGGAG GAATTCCAAATTCAAGCCAGTGGCTACTCAAAGCACATTTGCCAACACTGGTGATCAAGAGGCCTCACCAAATCGGAGTGATGTAACGACTGTAACTGCTGGTTCAAGTGCTTCAGAAGCCTCATCCTTTATAGCAAGCAATGCATTGGCTCTGCTTGACCCTCCTCCTGTCAGGACGGTCGGGAAAGATCAAGACATGATTGACCTTTTGAGCCTGACTTTGTCGACCAACCCATCATCACCTCATACTCCTCTCACACCTCCTCCAACCTCAAGCCTAAATGGCTCTCATTCTTCCAGTGGACATGATTACCTTCAAAACCCTCAGCCTTACTCTGTAAACCAAGGCTACAATCCTTACAATGGTTATGTTGCACCCTGGGCTCAACATGCACTACCTCCTGCCCAAGCTCAGCCTCCTTTCCAACCACAACCTCCATCCCAACCCCAGCCTCCTTTCCAACCACAATCTCCATCCCAACCCCAGCCTTCTTTCCAACCACAACCTCCAGCTCAAGCTCAGTTCCAAAACCAACCTCCACTTCAAGCTCAGCTCCCTTTCCGACCTCAATCTTCAGCTCAAACTCAATTTACCCAACACTCATTCAGCCACCCGCCCCCACCGTGGTTTTTCCCTGCTATGCCCAACCCCAGTCCCGTCCCATTGACTACCTACCAATCCACATCTTCTCATGCCAGTTCTGCTGCTTATGCGCCCGATTATTCTTCCAGACCACTGCAGCGATATGATTCATTTGGTGGAAGAGTCAACAATGTTCCAGCTATGACTGGTGAAAAACCGGTAAATGCCAACCTAAGGCAGACGGGGGCTGCAGCTGCTCCAAAACCATATTATCTGCCAGACAGATTGTTTGAGGATTTGATAGATTTGAGAAATCCCAGTGGTGGACAAAAGGCAAATAGATCTTCTAGCTTGTCAGGGGCATCAAGCCAACCTATGATCAGCGGAAGGAAATGA